The window TGCAGTGGAGCGCGAGCTCGCACGGCAGGCGCGCTCCCTTCCGCGCCGCGAAATCCTTCGGGGGTCCCTTTCCCGCGCCGAGGGATTTCTGACACGCTCTCTCCGGGAGACGGTTGAGGTCGTCAACCGGCTTGCGCCGGAGCACCTGGCCATTGCCACCCTGGACCCATGGAAGGACTTTTCGGGGATTCGCAACGCGGGCACCGTCTTTCTGGGCCCCTTTAGCCCGGTGGCCGTGGGCGACTACATCGCCGGGATCAACCACACCTTGCCGACCGGCGGGGCCTCACGCTTTTCGTCGCCTCTGGGAGTTGCCGATTTCCTCAAGAAAATTAACGTGGTATCATATGAATTTTCAGCGCTCCGGTCCGATGCCCCGCATGTGGTGCGGCTGGCCCGGAAGGAGGGACTGGCCGCGCACGCGCAGGCGGTCCTTCTGCGCACCCGTGGAAGGGGGAAGCGGTGATGCTCCGGGAAGGCCAGGTCGAGCGGACGACGAAGGAGACCCGGATCAAGCTCTCCCTGCGGCTTTCGGGGGAAGGGACGGGAAAGATCAGCACGGGGGTTCCTTTCCTCGACCACATGCTGACGCTGTTTTCGCGCCATGGGTTGTTCGATCTGACGATCGCCGCGAAAGGGGACGTCGAGGTCGACTTCCACCACGTTGTGGAGGACGTCGGGATCTGCCTCGGCGAGGCGTTCCGCCGCGCCCTCGGGGACATGAAGGGGATCCGCCGGTACGGGCACGCGGTCGTGCCGATGATCGAGGCGCTGGCGGCGGTGACGGTGGACGTATCCGCGCGGCCGCACCTCGTCTACAACTCCCCCCTCGGGAACGAGAAGGTCGGAACGTTCGACGTCGAGCTCGTGGAAGAGTTCCTGAGGGCGTTCGCCCAGTCGTCGGGCGTCTGCCTGCACGTGAACGTGGCGTACGGCTCCAACGCGCACCACACCGTCGAGGCGGTGTTCAAGGCGCTCGGGCGCGCCTTGTCGACGGCGGTGGAACTCGATCCGCGCGTCAAGGGTGTCCCCTCCACAAAGGGTGTTCTCGGGTGAGGGGGCGCTCTTCTTGACGCGGGGAGCCGCCATCGGCGTGGTGGACTACGGGATGGGGAACTTGCGCAGCGTGAGCAAGGCCCTCGAGTCCCTCGGTTTCCCGACCCTGGTCAGCGGCGACCCGAAGGCGCTTTCCTCCTGCCGCGGGATCGTTTTTCCAGGGGTGGGGGCGTTCCGTGACTGTATGGGGAACGTGGTACGCCAGGGGTTGCTGCCGTTCCTTCGGGAATACCTCGTCTCGGACCGGCCGTTCCTCGGCATCTGCGTGGGGATGCAGCTGCTGTTCTCCGGGAGCGAGGAGTTCGGACGCCACGAGGGAATCGGCCTCTTCCCCGGAAACGTGGTCCGGTTTCCCGGCGATATGCCGGCCCGGGATGGAGGAGTGCTCAAGGTGCCGCACATGGGATGGAACGAAGTGGAGGTGGTCGGCGATCCTCCGGCCCTCCGCGGAATCCCCTCTGGGACGTACTTCTACTTCGTGCACTCGTACTACGCCGCGCCGGAAGATCCCGGGGACGTGGTGTGCCGTACGACATACGGGGTGCCGTTCGCCGCCGCGGTGGGCCGGGGAAACCGCCTTGCCGTCCAGTTCCACCCTGAGAAGAGCCAGGCCGCCGGTCTGCGGCTCCTCGGGAATTTCGGCCGCCTTTGCGCTGACGCCGCATAGGTGCTTCAGCACTGAGAGGGAACATCGTGCCGTTCCAGGTTATCCCGGCGATCGACATCCAGGGAGGGAAGGCGGTCCGGCTGCGCCAGGGACGCGCCGAGGACGCAACGGTCTTCTCGGACTCCCCGCTGGAAGTGGCCCGCCGGTTCGTCGCCGCAGGGGCGTCCAGCTTGCATGTGGTGGATCTAGACGGTGCGTTTCTCGGCAGACCGGTGAACGCGGAGATCATCTGCCGCATCGCCTCCGGGGCGGGTGTTCCGGTCCAGGTGGGAGGCGGCGTGCGGAATTACGATTCGGCGTCCCGTTATTTCGCCGCAGGTGTGTCCCGGGTGATCCTGGGGACCTCGATCGTACGCAGCCCCGAGGAGGTCACACGGATCACGCGCGCCTATCCCGGAAAGGTGGCCGCGGGGATCGACGCGCGCGACGGTCGCGTGGCGATTCGCGGATGGGTGGAGGTGACGGGCGTCATCGCGGTGGAGCTCGCGCGGCAGATCGTGAAGGGCGGCGTCTCCTGCCTCATTTACACGGACATCGCGCGCGACGGGATGATGGTGGGTCCCAACTTCGACGCCATCCGGGATTTCGCGAGCGGCGTCTCCGCCCAGGTGATCGCCTCGGGCGGCGTGACCACCCTCGATGACCTGCGCCGGCTCAAGGCGATGGAAGGCGAAGGGGTGGCCGGCGCGATCATCGGCCGCGCCCTGTACGACGGCTCGATCGACCTGGCGGAAGCACTGAAGACGGAGCGGGGGTAGGGGGTCCTAAACCCGGGGGATGCTGGCCAAGCGGATCATCCCGTGCCTGGACGTGAAGGACGGCCGCGTCGTCAAGGGTGTCCGGTTCGTGGACCTGAGGGACGCCGGAGACCCGGTGGAGATCTCACGGCGGTACGATCGCGAAGAGGCGGACGAGCTCGTTTTTCTCGATATCACGGCGTCCCACGAGAAGAGGGACATCCTCATCGACGTCGTACGGAAAACGGCGGAGCAGGTTTTCATGCCGCTCACGGTGGGCGGCGGGATCCGCACGATCGAGGATATCCGGAGCCTGCTGCTGGCGGGGGCCGACAAGGTCTCGATCAATACGGCCGCCGTCGCCGATCCCGACTTTGTCCGCCGCGCGGCCGAGCGGTTCGGCAGCCAGTGCACGGTGGTGGCGATCGACGCCCGGGCGGTGCCGGGGCGGCCCGGGAAGTGGGAGGTGTACACTCACGGCGGGCGCAGGCCCACGGGCATCGACGCGGTGGCGTGGGCACGACGGATGGACGAGTGCGGCTCCGGCGAGATCCTGCTGACCAGCATGGACCGTGACGGCACCCGGGACGGCTACGACATCGCATTGACGCGCGCCATCGCCGACGCGGTTCGGATCCCTGTGATCGCCTCGGGTGGGGTGGGAACCCTCGCTCACCTGCTGGAGGGGGTGACGGCGGGAGGTGCGGACGCGGTGCTCGCGGCCTCCATCTTCCACTACGGGGAGCACACCGTTGGGGAGGCCAAGGAGTATCTCCGGCGCCACGGCGTGCCGGTGCGGCCCGCCGCGACTAGAGGGGGACATACTTGATCTGTTGGGGGACGAAGGGGAAGTGTGTCCCCCGCCAGGGGGGGTAGGATGACGGCGGACGAGTTGATCGGGCAGGTGAAGTTCGACGACCGGGGATTGGTCCCCGTCGTCACGCAGGACGTGAGCGACAACGTGGTCCTCATGGTGGCGTGGGCGAACGCCGAGGCGATCCGGAACACCTTCACCGGCGGGCACGCGACCTACTGGAGCCGTTCCAGGAAGTCCCTTTGGGTGAAGGGCGAGACGTCGGGTCATTTCCAGGACGTGGAAGAGATCTTCTACGACTGCGACGTCGACACACTACTGTACCGTGTCCGGCAGAAGGGTGCCGCGTGCCACACGGGGGAACGGACGTGCTTTTACCGCAGCGCATACCGGCGAGGGGGAGAAACGAATGAGTGACGAATGCATCTTCTGCAAGATCGCGCGGAAAGAGGTTCCGACGCAGCCAGTGTACGAGGACCACGACCTGCTCGCGTTCGACGACATTCGCCCGGTGGCGCCGGTCCACGTGCTCATCGTCCCGAAAGAGCACATGGTCAACCTGAACGATGCCGGCAAGAACGACGTCCCCTTGCTCGGAAAGGCGTTGCGCTTGGCGGCGAAGATCGCCGACGAGAGGGGCGTTGCCGAGTCGGGATACCGGGTCGTGGTGAACAACGGGGAACAGGGGGGGCAGATCGTCCCTCACCTG of the Candidatus Deferrimicrobium sp. genome contains:
- the hisA gene encoding 1-(5-phosphoribosyl)-5-[(5-phosphoribosylamino)methylideneamino]imidazole-4-carboxamide isomerase produces the protein MPFQVIPAIDIQGGKAVRLRQGRAEDATVFSDSPLEVARRFVAAGASSLHVVDLDGAFLGRPVNAEIICRIASGAGVPVQVGGGVRNYDSASRYFAAGVSRVILGTSIVRSPEEVTRITRAYPGKVAAGIDARDGRVAIRGWVEVTGVIAVELARQIVKGGVSCLIYTDIARDGMMVGPNFDAIRDFASGVSAQVIASGGVTTLDDLRRLKAMEGEGVAGAIIGRALYDGSIDLAEALKTERG
- the hisH gene encoding imidazole glycerol phosphate synthase subunit HisH; amino-acid sequence: MTRGAAIGVVDYGMGNLRSVSKALESLGFPTLVSGDPKALSSCRGIVFPGVGAFRDCMGNVVRQGLLPFLREYLVSDRPFLGICVGMQLLFSGSEEFGRHEGIGLFPGNVVRFPGDMPARDGGVLKVPHMGWNEVEVVGDPPALRGIPSGTYFYFVHSYYAAPEDPGDVVCRTTYGVPFAAAVGRGNRLAVQFHPEKSQAAGLRLLGNFGRLCADAA
- the hisF gene encoding imidazole glycerol phosphate synthase subunit HisF; protein product: MLAKRIIPCLDVKDGRVVKGVRFVDLRDAGDPVEISRRYDREEADELVFLDITASHEKRDILIDVVRKTAEQVFMPLTVGGGIRTIEDIRSLLLAGADKVSINTAAVADPDFVRRAAERFGSQCTVVAIDARAVPGRPGKWEVYTHGGRRPTGIDAVAWARRMDECGSGEILLTSMDRDGTRDGYDIALTRAIADAVRIPVIASGGVGTLAHLLEGVTAGGADAVLAASIFHYGEHTVGEAKEYLRRHGVPVRPAATRGGHT
- a CDS encoding histidine triad nucleotide-binding protein: MSDECIFCKIARKEVPTQPVYEDHDLLAFDDIRPVAPVHVLIVPKEHMVNLNDAGKNDVPLLGKALRLAAKIADERGVAESGYRVVVNNGEQGGQIVPHLHFHLVGGRPLSPGLG
- the hisB gene encoding imidazoleglycerol-phosphate dehydratase HisB produces the protein MLREGQVERTTKETRIKLSLRLSGEGTGKISTGVPFLDHMLTLFSRHGLFDLTIAAKGDVEVDFHHVVEDVGICLGEAFRRALGDMKGIRRYGHAVVPMIEALAAVTVDVSARPHLVYNSPLGNEKVGTFDVELVEEFLRAFAQSSGVCLHVNVAYGSNAHHTVEAVFKALGRALSTAVELDPRVKGVPSTKGVLG
- the hisI gene encoding phosphoribosyl-AMP cyclohydrolase; protein product: MTADELIGQVKFDDRGLVPVVTQDVSDNVVLMVAWANAEAIRNTFTGGHATYWSRSRKSLWVKGETSGHFQDVEEIFYDCDVDTLLYRVRQKGAACHTGERTCFYRSAYRRGGETNE